One genomic region from Skermania piniformis encodes:
- a CDS encoding MBL fold metallo-hydrolase, translating to MSKQQGKRAPVPIDAYTGHVSPGSAAQRRELPGATVYKMSVGPMDNNAYLVRCSGTGQALLIDAANEGPRLRRLIAQETPGLARILTTHRHADHWQALAEVTAATGVPTTAHRLDAAELPVSPDVELTDGDQLQVGDRTLEVIHLVGHTPGSIALALTDDAGGVHLFTGDSLFPGGVGRTTSSADFTRLLDDVSTKLFDRYPDHAVVYPGHGDDTTLGAERPHLAEWRARGW from the coding sequence ATGAGCAAGCAGCAGGGCAAGCGCGCTCCCGTACCGATCGACGCCTACACCGGTCACGTGTCCCCCGGCTCGGCGGCGCAGCGCCGCGAGCTGCCCGGCGCGACCGTTTACAAGATGTCGGTCGGCCCGATGGACAACAATGCCTACCTGGTCCGTTGTTCCGGCACCGGGCAGGCCCTGCTGATCGACGCCGCAAACGAGGGTCCGCGGCTGCGTCGGCTGATCGCCCAGGAGACACCGGGACTCGCCCGAATTCTGACCACGCACCGGCATGCCGACCACTGGCAGGCGCTGGCCGAGGTGACCGCCGCGACCGGCGTGCCGACCACCGCACATCGGCTCGATGCCGCCGAGCTGCCGGTGTCGCCCGACGTCGAACTCACCGACGGCGACCAGCTCCAGGTCGGTGATCGCACCCTGGAGGTGATCCATCTGGTCGGACACACCCCGGGTTCGATCGCCCTCGCGCTCACCGACGACGCCGGTGGCGTCCACCTGTTCACCGGCGACAGTCTGTTTCCCGGCGGGGTCGGGCGCACCACCTCGTCCGCCGACTTCACCCGGCTGCTCGACGACGTGAGTACCAAACTGTTCGACCGCTACCCCGACCACGCTGTGGTGTACCCCGGGCACGGCGACGACACGACCCTCGGCGCCGAGCGGCCGCACCTGGCCGAATGGCGAGCCCGTGGCTGGTGA
- the uvrA gene encoding excinuclease ABC subunit UvrA, producing MAGQRNGRGTGRRQPAGQRLIVRGAREHNLRSVDLDLPRDSLIVFTGLSGSGKSSLAFDTIFAEGQRRYVESLSAYARQFLGQMDKPDVDFIEGLSPAVSIDQKSTNRNPRSTVGTITEVYDYLRLLYARAGTPHCPVCGEQIAKQTPQQIVDQVLAMPDGTKFQVLAPVVRTRKGEFVDLFEQLNAQGYARVRVDGVVHQLTDPPKLRKQEKHDIEVVVDRLTVKASAKQRLTDSVETALRLADGVVVLDFVDRAETGDASDTDAADRERRFSERLACPNAHPLDIDDLEPRSFSFNSPYGACPECAGLGIRKEVDPDLVVPDPQLSLAEGAIAPWSGGHNAEYFGRLLAGLADVLGFSMDTSWQRLPAKARKAILEGSPDQVHVKYRNRYGRVRSYYADFEGVLPFLQRRMESTESEQMKERYDGYLRDVPCPACHGARLRPEILAVTIAAGERRFSIAEVAELSIAECADFLNQLTLGAREEAIAGQVLKEVQARLGFLLDVGLEYLSLSRAAGTLSGGEAQRIRLATQIGSGLVGVLYVLDEPSIGLHQRDNRRLIETLTRLRDLGNTLIVVEHDEDTIRASDWVVDIGPLAGEHGGRVVHSGPYRELLTEPTSLTGAYLAGRSTIPVPAVRRTISKKRQITVVGAREHNLRDIDVAFPLGVLTAVTGVSGSGKSTLVNDILATVMANKLNGARQVPGRHTRVNGLDQLDKLVQVDQSPIGRTPRSNPATYTGVFDKIRTLFAATTEAKVRGYQPGRFSFNVKGGRCEACSGDGTLKIEMNFLPDVYVPCEVCHGARYNRETLDVHYKGKTIAEVLDLPIEEAAEFFRPVTSIHRYLATLVDVGLGYVRLGQPAPTLSGGEAQRVKLAAELQKRSTGRTVYILDEPTTGLHFEDIRKLLGVVNGLVDKGNTVIVIEHNLDVIKTSDWVIDMGPEGGSGGGTVVGQGTPEQIADMTESYTGEFLRSVLD from the coding sequence GTGGCAGGACAGCGGAACGGCCGCGGAACCGGCAGACGACAACCGGCGGGCCAGCGGCTGATCGTGCGTGGCGCGCGAGAACACAACCTGCGCAGCGTCGATCTGGACCTGCCCCGGGACAGCCTGATTGTGTTCACCGGGCTGTCCGGATCGGGCAAGTCCAGTCTTGCATTCGACACGATCTTCGCCGAGGGGCAGCGCCGTTATGTCGAGTCGCTGTCGGCATATGCGCGGCAGTTTCTCGGCCAGATGGACAAGCCGGATGTCGACTTCATCGAGGGCCTGTCCCCAGCGGTGTCGATCGATCAGAAGTCGACCAATCGCAATCCCCGTTCGACGGTCGGCACGATCACCGAGGTCTACGACTATCTCCGGTTGCTCTATGCCCGGGCGGGTACGCCGCATTGTCCGGTATGTGGCGAGCAGATCGCCAAGCAGACGCCACAGCAGATCGTCGATCAGGTGCTGGCGATGCCGGACGGCACCAAGTTCCAGGTGCTGGCGCCGGTCGTGCGTACCCGCAAGGGCGAGTTCGTCGATCTGTTCGAGCAGCTCAACGCGCAGGGCTATGCCCGGGTTCGGGTCGACGGGGTGGTGCATCAGCTGACCGACCCGCCGAAGCTGCGTAAGCAGGAGAAGCACGATATCGAGGTGGTGGTCGACCGGCTGACCGTGAAAGCGAGCGCCAAGCAGCGGCTCACCGATTCGGTGGAGACGGCGCTGCGGCTCGCCGACGGCGTGGTCGTGCTCGATTTCGTCGACCGGGCCGAGACGGGTGACGCGTCGGATACGGACGCGGCCGACCGGGAACGCCGCTTCTCCGAGCGTCTGGCGTGTCCGAACGCGCATCCGCTGGACATCGATGATCTGGAACCGCGGTCGTTTTCGTTCAATTCGCCGTACGGCGCCTGCCCGGAGTGCGCCGGACTGGGTATCCGCAAGGAGGTCGATCCGGACCTGGTGGTGCCGGATCCGCAGCTCAGTCTGGCCGAGGGCGCGATTGCGCCGTGGTCGGGCGGGCACAATGCGGAGTATTTCGGCCGGCTGCTGGCCGGCCTCGCCGATGTCCTCGGCTTTTCGATGGATACGTCGTGGCAGCGGCTGCCGGCGAAGGCGCGCAAGGCGATTCTGGAGGGCAGCCCCGACCAGGTACACGTCAAGTATCGCAACCGGTACGGCCGGGTCCGCTCGTACTACGCCGACTTCGAGGGAGTGCTGCCGTTCCTGCAGCGCCGGATGGAGTCGACCGAATCCGAGCAGATGAAGGAGCGATACGACGGCTATCTGCGGGACGTGCCGTGCCCGGCATGCCATGGTGCCCGACTGCGGCCCGAGATCCTGGCTGTGACGATCGCCGCGGGGGAGCGTCGCTTCTCCATCGCCGAGGTTGCCGAGCTGTCCATTGCCGAGTGCGCCGACTTCTTGAACCAGCTCACGCTCGGCGCCCGGGAGGAGGCGATCGCCGGTCAGGTGCTCAAGGAGGTGCAGGCTCGGCTCGGTTTCCTGCTGGACGTGGGGCTGGAATATCTGTCGTTGTCCCGTGCGGCCGGCACGCTCTCCGGTGGTGAGGCGCAGCGAATCCGGCTGGCCACCCAGATCGGGTCCGGTTTGGTCGGGGTGCTGTACGTGCTCGACGAGCCGTCGATCGGGCTGCACCAGCGGGACAACCGGCGGCTGATCGAGACCCTCACCCGACTGCGCGACCTGGGCAACACGCTGATCGTGGTCGAGCACGACGAGGACACCATTCGCGCCTCGGACTGGGTGGTCGATATCGGTCCGCTGGCCGGCGAGCACGGTGGCCGGGTAGTGCACAGCGGTCCCTACCGGGAGCTGCTCACCGAGCCGACGTCGCTCACCGGCGCCTATCTGGCCGGGCGCTCGACCATCCCGGTGCCGGCGGTGCGGCGGACGATCAGCAAGAAGCGGCAGATCACCGTGGTCGGTGCGCGCGAGCACAACCTGCGCGACATCGATGTGGCCTTTCCGCTCGGCGTGTTGACCGCGGTCACCGGAGTGTCCGGATCGGGCAAGTCGACGCTGGTCAACGACATCCTCGCCACGGTGATGGCGAACAAGCTGAACGGGGCGCGGCAGGTGCCCGGGCGGCATACCCGGGTGAACGGGCTGGACCAGTTGGACAAGTTGGTTCAGGTGGACCAATCGCCGATCGGTCGTACCCCGCGCTCCAATCCGGCCACCTACACGGGGGTGTTCGACAAGATTCGCACCCTCTTCGCGGCGACCACCGAGGCGAAGGTACGTGGCTACCAGCCCGGCCGATTCTCGTTCAACGTCAAAGGCGGTCGCTGCGAGGCGTGTTCGGGTGACGGCACGTTGAAGATCGAGATGAACTTCCTGCCGGACGTGTACGTCCCGTGCGAGGTGTGCCACGGCGCCCGATACAACCGGGAAACGCTCGACGTGCACTACAAGGGGAAAACCATCGCCGAAGTGCTGGATCTGCCGATCGAGGAAGCGGCGGAGTTCTTCCGGCCGGTCACCTCGATCCACCGGTATCTGGCGACACTGGTCGATGTCGGGCTCGGCTACGTCCGGTTGGGGCAGCCGGCACCGACGTTGTCCGGCGGTGAGGCGCAACGGGTCAAGCTGGCTGCCGAGTTGCAGAAGCGTTCGACCGGTCGCACCGTCTACATCCTCGACGAGCCGACCACCGGCCTGCATTTCGAGGACATCCGCAAACTGTTGGGGGTGGTGAACGGACTGGTGGACAAGGGGAACACCGTGATCGTGATCGAACACAATCTGGATGTGATCAAGACATCCGACTGGGTGATCGACATGGGTCCGGAGGGTGGTTCGGGCGGCGGCACAGTGGTCGGACAGGGGACCCCGGAGCAGATCGCAGACATGACGGAGAGCTACACCGGCGAGTTCCTGCGGAGCGTGCTGGACTGA
- a CDS encoding DUF1345 domain-containing protein, with product MAGDPIEVRDRSRQPRDHPPRDRHPRARYLIRSAAALAEVTLVVLSVLVVVAPDDSDSLRILLCWDGLALIYLVGCGLHVSSVARHGGEPVTAESAGWFGVLRAVRSVAPGASSMVGLVAALNVLLAHDLPPERSDLVHATGVTAIVLAWMMLHISMAQRYVSDYLRLGGGLEFQKTTEPTIVEFAYFSFTIGASFATSDVEVTDRQMRWTVLVHSVLGFFYNAVVLAVAFQVITGS from the coding sequence GTGGCTGGTGATCCGATCGAGGTACGCGACCGTAGCCGACAACCGCGTGACCACCCACCGCGTGACCGTCATCCGCGGGCCCGATACCTGATCCGGTCCGCGGCCGCGCTGGCCGAGGTAACCCTCGTCGTCCTGAGCGTGCTCGTGGTCGTCGCCCCGGACGATTCCGATTCACTGCGGATCCTGCTCTGCTGGGACGGGCTCGCCCTGATCTATCTGGTCGGCTGCGGCCTGCACGTCAGCAGCGTCGCCCGGCACGGCGGCGAGCCGGTCACCGCGGAGTCGGCCGGCTGGTTCGGCGTCCTGCGGGCGGTCCGGTCGGTCGCTCCGGGAGCGTCCAGCATGGTCGGCCTGGTCGCCGCGCTCAACGTGCTGCTGGCCCACGACCTGCCGCCGGAGCGGTCCGATCTGGTCCACGCCACCGGGGTCACCGCGATCGTGCTGGCCTGGATGATGCTGCACATCAGCATGGCGCAGCGGTATGTGAGCGATTACCTGCGCCTCGGTGGCGGCCTCGAGTTCCAGAAAACGACGGAACCGACGATCGTCGAATTCGCGTACTTCTCCTTCACCATCGGTGCGTCGTTCGCCACCTCCGACGTCGAGGTCACCGACCGGCAGATGCGCTGGACCGTACTGGTGCACAGCGTGCTGGGCTTCTTCTACAACGCGGTCGTGCTCGCGGTGGCGTTCCAAGTGATCACCGGCAGCTGA
- a CDS encoding dynamin family protein, with the protein MTAPPDTARLLAAVTGLRTELERTRLPLELGSAPAARIVRGELLHQLDDYLLPRLSALDAPLLAVVGGSTGAGKSTLVNSLVGSVVSRSGVIRPTTRASVLVHHPADEQWFRGDRILPDLVRLTGDTGGDEDQRAMRLVATAELPQGIALLDAPDVDSVVSANRNLSRQLLAAADLWLFVTTAARYADAVPWELLRACAERGTAVAIVLDRIAPDAVDEIRAHLASMLADQGLGDAPIFVVHEVALDPGRLLPVPEIQPLHAWLTKLGSDARARADVIRQTLQGALASLPERVGSVGYAADEQVAASGELWATAVTNYARAAEGVRVGLDDGTLLRGEVMARWHEIVGTGEFFRSIERGVGRARDRLAALLRGKSAPVPPEVDRLDGALQSGVAALLLAQAQGAAGQTGRDWRSLSGGLELLEADPALARSSPDIEERVRTDVRDWQAELLQLVHDQAGDKKAAARFLALGVNGAGAVAMIAVFSVTGGLTGAEIGIAGGSSVLAQRLLEAVIGEQAMRGLAKQAKQLLYDRADGVLEDERQRYADVLDRLELADDAGARLQAAITELEAAR; encoded by the coding sequence GTGACCGCTCCACCCGACACTGCTCGACTGCTCGCTGCCGTGACGGGCCTACGAACGGAGTTGGAGCGGACCCGGCTACCGCTGGAGCTCGGCTCGGCGCCCGCGGCCCGGATCGTCCGTGGCGAGCTGTTGCATCAGCTCGACGATTACCTGTTGCCCCGGCTTTCCGCTCTGGACGCGCCGTTGCTCGCGGTGGTGGGTGGGTCCACCGGAGCCGGCAAGTCGACCCTGGTGAACTCGCTGGTCGGTTCGGTGGTCAGTCGCAGCGGGGTGATCCGGCCGACCACCCGCGCTTCGGTCCTGGTGCATCACCCGGCCGACGAGCAGTGGTTCCGTGGGGATCGAATCCTGCCGGATCTGGTCCGGCTCACCGGCGACACCGGCGGCGACGAAGATCAGCGGGCGATGCGATTGGTCGCCACCGCGGAGCTGCCGCAAGGCATCGCGCTCCTGGATGCACCGGATGTGGACTCGGTGGTTTCGGCCAATCGCAACCTCTCCCGGCAGCTGCTGGCCGCCGCCGACCTCTGGCTGTTCGTCACCACCGCCGCGCGGTACGCCGACGCGGTGCCTTGGGAATTGTTGCGGGCCTGCGCCGAACGCGGCACCGCGGTCGCGATCGTGCTGGATCGGATCGCGCCGGATGCGGTCGACGAGATCCGCGCCCATCTGGCCTCGATGCTGGCCGACCAAGGTCTCGGCGACGCGCCGATCTTCGTCGTGCACGAGGTCGCGTTGGACCCCGGTCGGCTGCTGCCCGTCCCCGAGATCCAGCCGTTGCATGCGTGGTTGACCAAGCTCGGCAGCGACGCCCGCGCCCGCGCCGACGTGATTCGGCAGACGTTGCAGGGCGCCCTGGCATCGTTGCCCGAGCGCGTCGGATCGGTCGGTTATGCGGCCGACGAACAGGTCGCAGCGTCGGGTGAGTTATGGGCCACCGCGGTCACCAACTACGCCCGGGCTGCGGAGGGGGTGCGGGTCGGGCTGGACGACGGGACATTGTTACGCGGCGAGGTGATGGCCCGCTGGCACGAGATCGTCGGCACCGGCGAGTTCTTCCGGTCGATCGAACGCGGCGTAGGCCGCGCCCGGGACCGATTGGCCGCACTGCTGCGCGGCAAGAGCGCGCCGGTGCCGCCGGAGGTCGATCGACTGGACGGCGCGCTGCAGTCCGGCGTCGCCGCACTGCTGCTGGCGCAGGCACAAGGCGCGGCCGGGCAGACCGGGCGGGACTGGCGCTCGTTGTCCGGTGGTCTCGAGCTGCTGGAGGCCGATCCGGCGTTGGCCCGGTCGTCGCCGGATATCGAGGAGCGGGTCCGGACCGACGTGCGTGACTGGCAGGCCGAGCTGCTGCAATTGGTGCATGACCAGGCGGGCGACAAGAAGGCCGCAGCCCGCTTTCTGGCCTTGGGGGTCAACGGCGCCGGGGCGGTCGCGATGATCGCGGTGTTCTCGGTCACCGGTGGGCTGACCGGCGCCGAGATCGGCATTGCCGGCGGTTCCTCGGTGTTGGCCCAGCGGTTGCTCGAAGCAGTGATCGGCGAGCAGGCGATGCGCGGATTGGCCAAGCAGGCCAAACAGTTGCTCTACGACCGCGCCGACGGGGTGCTCGAAGACGAGCGGCAGCGCTATGCCGACGTGCTGGATCGGCTCGAGCTCGCCGACGATGCCGGAGCTCGATTGCAGGCGGCGATCACCGAGCTGGAGGCAGCCCGATGA
- a CDS encoding GTPase yields MKIFGRTEPAHAAVDRDDLRRRTAALGDALEVGGDRLDPVSVAAANDLVHKLDERLAIGAGRTVVALAGATGSGKSSLFNALVGSDVATVGARRPTTSTPTAAVWGAHASAPLLDWLGVGHSHQQPPDGPNAARLDGLLLLDLPDFDSREAANRAEADRVLELCDVFVWVTDPQKYADAVLHDRYLSRLSGHAAVTVVALNQADRLPAGALAQCLRDLRRLLTADGLTEVTVLPTSAVTPGGADDLVGAIAGVVQQRNAAEQRLLADVRAVAAELRAGVGDTEPDLDDGADRRLVGALGDAAGVPVVLTAVERDYRDQAIAAGGWPFAGWLRRLRPDPIRRLGLRRPEAVANADRSAGEVEPVLRRSSLAPPTAAQRAEVDLATGKLTDQITVGLPHRWADAVAAAAVPPGDRVAERLDQAIVNTPLGGRRPYWWRLAWLLQRVFALAAVAGVGWLIALMVLGWLQIRVTTPAVGPVPYPTLLLAAGLAAGLLLAGLVRLAARRGGRRRKAMVRKRLDAAIEASVQTQILGPVRTLLAAHRRTRDLLDTAVAFR; encoded by the coding sequence ATGAAGATCTTCGGCCGGACCGAACCCGCCCATGCCGCCGTGGATCGTGACGATCTGCGGCGTCGGACGGCGGCGCTCGGCGATGCGCTCGAGGTCGGTGGTGACCGGCTCGACCCGGTATCGGTCGCGGCGGCGAACGACCTGGTGCACAAGCTCGACGAGCGATTGGCGATCGGCGCGGGCCGCACCGTGGTCGCGCTCGCCGGCGCCACCGGCAGCGGCAAGTCCAGCCTGTTCAACGCGCTGGTCGGCAGTGATGTGGCGACGGTGGGGGCGCGGCGACCGACGACGTCCACGCCGACCGCCGCGGTGTGGGGCGCGCACGCGTCGGCCCCGTTGCTGGATTGGCTCGGTGTCGGACACAGCCACCAGCAGCCACCGGACGGCCCGAATGCGGCTCGGCTGGACGGATTGCTGTTGCTCGACCTGCCCGACTTCGATTCACGAGAGGCGGCCAACCGGGCCGAGGCCGATCGGGTGCTGGAGCTGTGCGACGTGTTCGTCTGGGTCACCGACCCGCAGAAGTACGCCGATGCGGTGCTGCACGACCGGTATCTGAGCCGGCTGTCCGGCCACGCGGCGGTGACCGTGGTTGCGCTGAATCAGGCGGATCGGCTTCCGGCGGGGGCGCTGGCCCAGTGTCTGCGCGACCTGCGGCGGTTGCTGACCGCAGACGGGCTGACCGAGGTGACCGTCTTGCCCACGTCGGCGGTCACCCCCGGTGGCGCCGACGATCTGGTCGGCGCGATTGCCGGCGTGGTCCAGCAGCGCAACGCCGCGGAACAACGGTTGCTCGCCGATGTCCGCGCCGTTGCCGCCGAGTTGCGGGCGGGAGTCGGGGACACCGAGCCGGATCTCGACGACGGGGCCGACCGTCGATTGGTCGGCGCGCTGGGCGACGCCGCCGGGGTTCCGGTGGTGCTCACTGCGGTGGAACGGGACTATCGCGACCAGGCCATCGCGGCCGGTGGTTGGCCGTTCGCGGGCTGGCTGCGTCGGCTCCGCCCCGACCCGATCCGTCGGCTGGGTCTGCGCCGACCGGAGGCGGTGGCGAACGCCGACCGGTCGGCGGGCGAGGTGGAGCCGGTCCTGCGGCGCTCGTCGCTCGCCCCGCCCACCGCCGCGCAACGGGCCGAGGTGGATCTGGCGACCGGGAAGTTGACCGATCAGATCACGGTGGGGTTACCGCATCGCTGGGCCGATGCGGTCGCCGCTGCCGCGGTTCCGCCGGGCGACCGGGTCGCCGAGCGGTTGGATCAGGCGATCGTGAACACTCCGCTCGGCGGTCGGCGGCCGTATTGGTGGCGGCTGGCCTGGCTGCTGCAGCGGGTGTTCGCGCTGGCGGCGGTCGCCGGTGTCGGCTGGCTGATCGCGCTGATGGTGCTCGGCTGGCTGCAGATCCGGGTGACCACGCCGGCGGTCGGACCGGTGCCGTATCCCACGCTGCTGCTCGCGGCCGGGTTGGCGGCCGGGTTGCTGCTCGCCGGTCTGGTCCGGCTCGCGGCCCGGCGCGGCGGTCGTCGGCGCAAAGCGATGGTGCGCAAACGGTTGGACG
- a CDS encoding cation:proton antiporter: protein MGHQFVLVGAALGIIIVAAVFARRTGIAAPLLLVGLGIAASYVPTLPEIEIDPEIILVCVLPPLLYSSAVKLPVLDLRRNIVMIGWLSVVMVIVTALAIGAAVHLVFPQIPFALGVALGAVVSPTDAVAATSIGRRLGLPPRIMTILEGESLVNDASSLVLLRTAVAAVAITGSFDLGSAVLDFGWAVIGAIIIGGLVAVITVRVRQHLDDPVLNTTLSFAVPFLAYFPAEAGNTSGVLAVVVAGIVTGTLGARRFSARDRQTQTITWSSINFILENGVFLAMGFQLPTLFAAARAQTSAGELTAMVALVVGLLIVLRFIGLTGPAVVLNLVTSSDHGDQVRYQLARLGDRLDRASPESSRDENRLDWARRHLARTSADVAFREREPLTRRSLLVLGWAGMRGVVTVAAAQTIPIGPAYRDTVVLVAYLVAIITLVAFGLTLPALIRRMHFSEPSPDERRSEFLDLLKRVGESAIDQIGPIDEQKVDGEPIDPDVVESLRQRFIPMLLRGDQRAVARSKPGLREQSLIVQRRYLDAMRENLLAERSIGADRSATYKQVEDMLDREERGLAAIAE, encoded by the coding sequence GTGGGTCATCAGTTCGTTCTCGTCGGCGCCGCCTTGGGAATCATCATCGTGGCGGCCGTGTTCGCCCGCCGAACCGGCATAGCTGCGCCACTGCTGCTAGTCGGACTCGGTATCGCCGCCAGCTACGTTCCGACGCTGCCGGAAATCGAGATCGACCCGGAAATCATCCTGGTCTGCGTGCTGCCGCCGCTGCTGTACTCGTCGGCGGTGAAGCTACCGGTGCTCGATCTGCGCCGGAATATCGTCATGATCGGCTGGCTGTCGGTGGTCATGGTGATCGTCACCGCGCTGGCGATAGGCGCCGCCGTACACCTGGTGTTTCCCCAGATCCCGTTTGCACTCGGCGTCGCGCTCGGCGCGGTGGTCAGTCCGACCGACGCCGTCGCAGCGACCTCGATCGGCCGACGGCTCGGTCTGCCGCCACGGATCATGACGATCCTGGAGGGGGAAAGCCTGGTCAACGATGCGTCGTCGCTGGTTCTGCTGCGGACCGCGGTAGCGGCCGTGGCGATCACCGGCTCGTTCGACCTCGGATCGGCGGTGCTGGACTTCGGCTGGGCGGTGATCGGTGCGATCATCATCGGCGGATTGGTGGCCGTGATCACGGTACGAGTGCGACAGCACCTCGACGACCCGGTGCTGAACACCACCTTGTCCTTCGCCGTGCCGTTTCTGGCCTACTTTCCGGCCGAAGCCGGCAACACCTCCGGTGTCCTCGCGGTCGTCGTCGCCGGCATCGTCACCGGGACGTTGGGCGCGCGCCGATTCAGTGCTCGCGACCGGCAGACCCAGACCATCACCTGGTCGAGTATCAACTTCATCTTGGAGAACGGGGTCTTCCTGGCGATGGGGTTCCAGCTGCCGACCCTGTTCGCTGCAGCGCGCGCTCAGACCTCCGCCGGCGAGCTCACGGCGATGGTCGCGCTGGTCGTCGGGCTCCTGATCGTGTTGCGCTTCATCGGTCTGACCGGGCCGGCAGTGGTGCTGAACCTGGTCACTTCGAGCGATCACGGCGACCAGGTGCGGTACCAGCTCGCCCGACTGGGCGACCGACTGGACCGGGCGTCACCGGAGAGCAGCCGGGACGAAAACCGGCTGGACTGGGCCCGCCGACACCTCGCCCGAACCTCGGCCGACGTCGCTTTCCGCGAACGTGAGCCACTGACCCGACGCAGCCTGCTGGTACTGGGCTGGGCCGGGATGCGCGGCGTGGTCACGGTGGCAGCGGCGCAAACGATCCCGATCGGACCCGCTTACCGGGACACCGTCGTGCTGGTGGCTTACCTGGTCGCGATCATCACCCTCGTGGCGTTCGGCCTGACCCTGCCGGCGTTGATCCGAAGGATGCACTTCAGCGAGCCGTCGCCGGACGAACGGCGTTCCGAGTTCCTCGACTTGCTGAAGCGGGTCGGGGAGAGCGCGATCGACCAGATCGGCCCCATCGACGAGCAAAAAGTGGACGGGGAACCGATCGATCCGGATGTCGTCGAGTCCCTGCGGCAGCGGTTCATCCCGATGCTGCTCCGGGGCGACCAACGCGCGGTCGCACGGTCGAAACCCGGTTTGCGCGAGCAGTCGTTGATCGTGCAGCGCCGATACCTCGACGCCATGCGGGAGAATTTGCTGGCCGAACGATCGATCGGCGCGGACCGGTCGGCGACGTACAAACAGGTCGAGGACATGCTCGATCGGGAGGAACGAGGACTCGCTGCGATAGCCGAGTAG
- a CDS encoding glycoside hydrolase family 27 protein, with product MPATRSRVGMFAVLLLVLALLVGDQQDSAPEFGPRVSAAPVPPMGWNSWNSFGCAIDESTILRAAHALADSGMRDAGYRYVIVDDCWQAPARAADGSLTADPGRFPHGMAWLGAQIHALGEKFGIYQSPRERTCAQLAGAIPGATGALGHEAQDARTFADWGVDYLKYDWCSAAGSVADQARTFARMGRALRATGRSIVFSVNPNSAHAVTGIGYDWGRVADLWRTTSDITDAWHTGCPAACPAGGALGVTDILDQQAPLWRAAGPGRWNDPDMLEVGVRGTFSLDENRAHLVMWAMLSAPLIAGNDVAAMPASVRGVLTDPDVIAIDQDRLGRAAQRVRDDGNTEVWARPLADGSVAVALLNRSDTPARIVTSVAEVAPAGALPPATSYTAFDVWAKTTVATTGGLTASVPPRAAVVYRVSCR from the coding sequence ATGCCAGCAACGCGATCCCGGGTGGGCATGTTCGCGGTTCTGCTCCTGGTGCTGGCGTTACTGGTGGGGGATCAGCAGGATTCGGCACCCGAGTTCGGGCCTCGGGTGAGCGCTGCGCCGGTTCCGCCGATGGGCTGGAACAGCTGGAACAGCTTCGGGTGCGCGATCGACGAGTCGACGATCCTCCGCGCAGCACACGCCCTTGCCGATTCCGGGATGCGGGACGCCGGCTACCGCTACGTGATCGTCGACGATTGCTGGCAGGCGCCGGCCCGGGCTGCGGACGGAAGTCTCACCGCCGATCCGGGGCGTTTTCCGCACGGGATGGCCTGGCTGGGCGCGCAGATCCATGCCCTCGGGGAGAAGTTCGGTATCTACCAGTCACCGCGCGAGCGGACCTGTGCCCAGCTTGCGGGGGCGATTCCGGGCGCGACCGGGGCGCTCGGCCACGAAGCACAGGATGCGCGGACCTTCGCGGACTGGGGGGTGGACTATCTGAAGTACGACTGGTGCTCCGCTGCCGGCTCGGTCGCCGATCAGGCCCGGACGTTCGCTCGGATGGGGCGGGCGCTGCGGGCCACGGGCCGGTCGATCGTCTTCTCGGTCAATCCGAACAGCGCACACGCGGTCACCGGCATCGGCTACGACTGGGGTCGGGTGGCCGATCTGTGGCGTACTACCTCCGATATCACCGATGCCTGGCATACCGGTTGTCCGGCGGCTTGTCCGGCCGGCGGGGCGCTCGGGGTCACCGACATCCTCGATCAGCAGGCGCCGTTGTGGCGGGCGGCCGGCCCGGGACGGTGGAACGACCCGGACATGCTCGAGGTCGGCGTGCGGGGCACATTCAGCCTGGACGAAAACCGGGCGCATCTGGTGATGTGGGCGATGCTATCCGCACCGTTGATCGCCGGAAACGACGTCGCCGCGATGCCGGCGTCGGTGCGTGGCGTGCTCACCGATCCGGATGTGATCGCCATCGACCAGGACCGGCTCGGCCGAGCAGCGCAGCGGGTGCGGGACGACGGGAACACCGAGGTCTGGGCGCGACCGCTCGCGGACGGGTCGGTAGCGGTGGCGCTGCTGAACCGCTCGGATACGCCGGCGCGGATCGTGACGTCGGTGGCCGAGGTGGCGCCGGCGGGCGCATTGCCGCCGGCGACGAGCTACACCGCGTTCGACGTCTGGGCGAAGACGACGGTCGCGACGACCGGTGGCCTGACCGCCTCGGTTCCGCCACGGGCCGCCGTGGTGTACCGGGTCAGCTGCCGGTGA